One Helianthus annuus cultivar XRQ/B chromosome 7, HanXRQr2.0-SUNRISE, whole genome shotgun sequence genomic region harbors:
- the LOC110867197 gene encoding receptor-like protein EIX2 translates to MKSFTHLWLLIVASSLCASCLCDENPGRGLCIDDERVALLQFKHDLIDDANRLSSWSSANIDCCTWDGIVCDNFTGHVQELHLRGPDPEREDASTQMLKGNINRSLLLLKQLKYLDLSCNDFGVTQIPSFIGSLRNLRYLNLSMSQFFGEVPHQLGNLSMLVVLDLGNGPWLSNVPMNSMHWLSSLRLLKFLDLSGYDLNSASDWFQVVSNLPSLVELHLPSSNLTQIPNQLSEVNFTSLTVLDLSYNIFDTMMPWWIFSLGKLVSLDLTRCLFHGPVPSRVGGFQNMTDLKVVHVSENDFMNSTSVLSGLLSVTSLVSLDISTCSISTPILGGLQNTTSLVSIDLSQNFINETLPNSVGNLCNLRHLDLRSNNFTGSVSELLNNFCECNSPKLDYLAFSANSLLCIRRNIILS, encoded by the coding sequence ATGAAATCTTTTACGCATTTATGGCTTCTAATTGTTGCTTCAAGTTTGTGTGCTAGTTGTTTGTGTGACGAAAATCCGGGCCGGGGTTTGTGCATTGATGATGAGAGAGTGGCACTTCTTCAGTTTAAACATGATCTCATAGATGATGCCAACAGGCTCTCTTCTTGGAGCAGTGCGAACATCGACTGTTGCACATGGGATGGAATCGTTTGTGATAACTTTACCGGTCATGTTCAAGAGCTTCACCTTCGAGGACCTGATCCGGAACGTGAAGACGCGTCAACTCAGATGCTCAAAGGAAATATTAATCGTTCTCTTTTGTTGTTGAAGCAACTTAAGTACCTAGACTTGAGCTGCAACGATTTTGGTGTTACACAAATTCCTAGCTTCATAGGCTCTCTTCGGAACTTGAGATATCTTAATCTCTCAATGTCTCAATTCTTTGGCGAAGTTCCTCACCAACTAGGGAATCTGTCCATGTTGGTTGTCCTTGATCTAGGAAACGGGCCGTGGCTAAGTAACGTTCCTATGAACAGTATGCATTGGCTGTCGAGTCTCCGTTTGTTGAAGTTCCTGGATTTGTCTGGTTATGATCTTAACAGTGCATCTGACTGGTTTCAAGTTGTGAGTAACCTTCCATCTCTGGTAGAATTGCATTTGCCTTCAAGCAATCTTACTCAAATTCCGAATCAGCTATCCGAAGTTAATTTTACTTCACTAACTGTCCTTGATCTTTCTTATAACATTTTTGACACGATGATGCCTTGGTGGATTTTTAGTTTAGGTAAGCTAGTTTCATTGGATTTGACTAGATGCCTTTTCCATGGTCCGGTTCCAAGTAGAGTCGGTGGTTTCCAAAACATGACAGATTTAAAAGTTGTTCATGTTTCCGAAAACGATTTTATGAATTCAACGTCCGTCTTGAGTGGATTGTTGAGCGTCACTAGTCTTGTGTCCCTAGACATTAGTACTTGTAGTATCTCAACTCCAATTCTTGGTGGTCTTCAGAACACGACTTCTCTCGTTAGTATCGACTTGTCACAAAATTTTATCAACGAGACGCTGCCAAACTCAGTTGGGAACCTTTGCAACTTAAGACATTTAGATCTTCGATCTAACAATTTTACTGGAAGTGTATCAGAGCTTCTGAATAACTTCTGTGAATGTAATTCACCTAAGTTGGATTATTTGGCGTTTAGTGCCAACAGCCTCCTTTGTATTAGACGGAATATCATATTAAGCTAG